Proteins from a genomic interval of Corvus moneduloides isolate bCorMon1 chromosome 6, bCorMon1.pri, whole genome shotgun sequence:
- the LOC116445010 gene encoding inverted formin-2-like, which translates to MNKPFTMSIKKEGAHKKWAALKEKLGPQETDQSEANLENAEPELCIRLLQMPSVVNYSGLKKRLENSDDAWMVQFLELSGLDLLLEALDRLSGRGVARISDALLQLTCISCVRAVMNSHRGIEYIVSNEGYVRKLFQALDTTNVMVKKQIFELLAALCIYSSDGHALALDALDHYKSVKNQQYRFSIIMNELSNTDNVPYMVTLLSAINAIILGKEELRTRTQIRNEFIGLQLLDVLDKLR; encoded by the exons aacaaACCATTCACGATGTCAATCAAAAAGGAAGGTGCCCACAAGAAGTGGGCTGCCCTAAAGGAGAAACTTGGACCCCAGGAAACTGACCAGTCAGAGGCCAACCTGGAAAatgcagagccagagctgtgcATCCGTCTCCTGCAAATGCCCTCTGTGGTGAACTACTCCGGGCTGAAGAAGAGGCTGGAGAACAGCGATGATGCCTGGATGGTCCAGTTCCTGGAGCTGTCCGGGCTGGACCTCCTCCTGGAGGCCCTGGACAGGCTGTCTGGGCGAGGAGTGGCCAGGATTTCCGATGCCTTGCTTCAGCTCACCTGCATTAGCTGTGTGCGAGCGGTCATGAACTCCCACAGAGGCATAGAGTACATTGTGAGCAACGAGGGCTACGTCAGAAAACTCTTCCAAG CACTTGACACAACTAATGTCATGgtcaaaaagcaaatatttgagCTCCTGGCTGCACTGTGCATTTACTCATCAGATGGCCATGCTTTGGCTTTGGATGCCTTGGACCATTACAAG AGTGTGAAGAACCAGCAGTATCGATTCAGCATCATAATGAACGAGCTCTCCAACACAGACAACGTGCCATACATGGTGACACTGCTGAGTGCTATCAATGCCATTATCCTGGGGAAAGAAGAGCTAAGAACAAGGACACAAATCAGAAACGAGTTCATAG GGCTTCAGCTGTTGGATGTTTTAGACAAGCTAAGGTAA